One segment of Proteus appendicitidis DNA contains the following:
- the bcsA gene encoding UDP-forming cellulose synthase catalytic subunit: MNKIFKTLITAFLLITMFSLIVMPMSAEQQYIFGIINILLLFVVGFKKSKKRLLTMVFISLLMSTRYLYWRATNTLNFNTTIEAVLGSGLFMAEIYSWIILVLGYFQTSWPLNRKIAPLPKDVSQWPTVDIYIPTYNESLDVVRDTVLAAQAIDYPQDKMKVYILDDGSREEFKQFAGDVGVTYIEREVHDHAKAGNLNHAMGLTDGELICVFDCDHISTRIFLQATVGSFLEDPKLALIQTPHYFYSADPFERNLSAAKDAPHEGALFYGPVQRGNDNWNATFFCGSCAVMRRSALEEIGGIAVETVTEDAHTALKLQRLGWNSAFIDIPLAAGLATERLALHVNQRIRWARGMTQIFRVDNPMLGRGLTFPQRLCYLNAMLHFQYGLPRIIFLTAPLLFMLFNLNIIASSASMIFAYALPHLIMSVYVNSKNIGKYRYSFWGEIYETVMAFSLVLPTLLSLVSPKLGKFNVTDKGDLLDKSYMDYLTVRPLIITALLLITGISWVVVRYLLNDFQGIDPLVIVLNLTWATYSLFIILASIAVGKETRQIRKNTRINASLPITLHFDDGAELTTTTEDISMGGVRIAVNKMSEFRQRNVTSITLNVQRDEVTVPVDMVSLESNQLRLEFLPIDLNLRRKLVRIVFGRADAWIHQADYKDKPFKELAGITRCIFELFFGRRQKVKAPATRTKAKASLSVQSINGDD, encoded by the coding sequence ATGAATAAAATATTTAAAACATTAATTACGGCTTTTCTATTGATAACAATGTTTTCACTCATTGTTATGCCAATGAGCGCCGAACAACAATATATATTCGGTATTATCAATATATTGTTGTTATTTGTTGTCGGTTTTAAAAAATCAAAAAAACGATTATTAACAATGGTTTTTATTTCATTGTTGATGTCAACGCGTTATCTCTACTGGCGTGCAACAAATACCTTAAATTTTAATACAACTATCGAGGCTGTTTTAGGTAGTGGTTTATTTATGGCGGAGATTTATTCTTGGATAATATTAGTCCTAGGATATTTCCAAACGTCATGGCCATTAAATAGAAAAATAGCCCCTTTACCTAAAGATGTTTCTCAATGGCCTACTGTTGATATTTATATTCCAACATATAACGAAAGTTTGGATGTTGTACGTGATACCGTCCTTGCTGCACAAGCTATCGATTATCCACAAGATAAAATGAAAGTTTATATATTGGATGATGGTAGTCGTGAAGAATTTAAGCAATTCGCAGGTGATGTTGGTGTAACTTACATTGAACGTGAAGTTCATGATCACGCTAAAGCGGGTAACTTAAATCATGCGATGGGATTAACAGACGGTGAGCTAATCTGCGTTTTTGACTGTGACCACATCTCAACACGTATTTTCTTGCAAGCAACAGTAGGTAGCTTCCTTGAAGACCCAAAATTAGCGCTGATCCAAACACCACACTATTTCTACTCAGCAGACCCATTTGAACGTAATTTAAGTGCGGCTAAAGATGCACCCCATGAAGGCGCACTTTTCTATGGTCCTGTTCAACGTGGTAATGATAACTGGAATGCGACATTCTTCTGTGGTTCATGTGCTGTTATGCGTCGTAGCGCTCTTGAAGAAATCGGAGGGATTGCTGTTGAAACGGTTACCGAAGATGCACACACTGCGCTTAAATTACAGCGTTTAGGTTGGAACTCAGCATTTATTGATATTCCTTTAGCCGCAGGTCTTGCAACAGAACGTTTAGCATTACACGTTAACCAACGTATTCGTTGGGCTAGAGGAATGACACAGATATTCCGTGTTGATAATCCAATGTTGGGTCGTGGTTTAACATTCCCTCAGCGTTTATGTTATCTCAATGCCATGCTCCACTTCCAGTACGGTTTGCCTCGTATCATTTTCTTGACTGCACCGTTACTATTTATGTTATTTAACCTTAATATTATCGCTTCATCTGCAAGCATGATATTTGCCTATGCATTACCACACTTAATCATGTCGGTTTATGTAAACTCGAAAAATATCGGTAAATACCGTTACTCTTTTTGGGGGGAAATTTATGAAACCGTCATGGCATTTAGTTTGGTATTACCTACCTTACTGAGTTTAGTTTCACCAAAATTAGGTAAATTTAACGTAACAGATAAAGGTGACTTGCTTGATAAAAGCTATATGGATTACCTCACTGTACGTCCATTAATTATCACTGCACTTCTTCTTATCACTGGGATTTCATGGGTTGTTGTCCGTTACTTATTAAATGACTTCCAAGGTATTGACCCACTGGTTATTGTTTTAAACCTTACTTGGGCAACTTACAGTTTATTTATCATTCTAGCCTCTATTGCAGTAGGTAAAGAGACGCGACAAATTCGTAAAAATACTCGGATCAACGCATCTTTACCGATTACGTTACATTTTGATGATGGCGCTGAATTAACAACGACCACAGAAGATATTTCAATGGGTGGCGTTCGCATTGCCGTAAATAAAATGTCTGAATTTCGCCAACGTAATGTCACTTCAATCACCCTGAATGTACAACGAGATGAAGTTACCGTTCCTGTTGATATGGTGAGTTTAGAAAGCAATCAACTACGTCTTGAATTCTTACCTATTGATTTAAATCTTCGTCGTAAATTGGTGCGCATTGTCTTTGGTCGTGCTGATGCATGGATCCATCAAGCTGATTATAAAGACAAGCCATTTAAAGAATTGGCGGGTATTACACGTTGTATTTTTGAACTGTTCTTTGGTCGTCGCCAAAAAGTGAAAGCGCCAGCAACAAGAACGAAAGCAAAAGCTTCACTCTCTGTGCAATCTATTAACGGGGATGACTAA